From Acidobacteriota bacterium, one genomic window encodes:
- the lysC gene encoding lysine-sensitive aspartokinase 3: protein MKFGGTSVQDADAFSRVAEIVTGERENSPVVVTSAMSKVTDALLAAFDLAKRGAVEDAVLSFEPHLERHRDVARQLLDDVGQRLFRVELDFAEKELADLLMRVTRRSLPLAMLKDAIVSYGEQLSSRLLALVCAGAGLNARHVDSRRLIVTDEEYGAATPIWSETENLIRLELENAIAAGEVPVMGGFIAASRSGETTTLGRGGSDYSAALVGAALGAREIQIWTDVTGVLTSDPRICPTARTLKTLSYDEAAELAYFGAKVLHPKTIQPAVDLQIPVRVCNSHQPEERGTMILPQTETTPRKVKSIAYKKGITILRISSARMLGAFGFMSAIFQIFERHRTVIDVVTTSEVSVSLTLDNTDSLDAVVKDLERIGKVEVEPNNAVVCVVGFGLRGASGVAAQIFDAITDYNISLISHGASSVNLTFVVKEEVVTEVVKRLHDEFFGA from the coding sequence ATGAAATTCGGCGGCACGAGCGTGCAGGACGCGGACGCGTTTTCGCGCGTGGCTGAGATAGTGACCGGTGAACGCGAAAATTCGCCTGTTGTCGTAACCTCGGCGATGTCAAAGGTCACTGACGCGCTTCTCGCCGCATTCGACCTCGCCAAGCGCGGTGCGGTTGAGGATGCCGTCCTGTCGTTTGAACCGCATTTGGAAAGACACCGCGACGTGGCGAGGCAACTTCTCGATGATGTTGGCCAGAGGCTCTTCCGTGTCGAGCTCGATTTCGCCGAAAAAGAACTCGCCGATCTGCTGATGCGCGTCACGCGGCGTTCGCTTCCGCTGGCGATGCTCAAGGACGCGATTGTTTCCTACGGCGAGCAACTGTCGTCGCGTCTGCTCGCGCTTGTCTGCGCGGGCGCCGGCTTGAACGCGCGGCACGTCGATTCACGGCGCCTGATCGTTACCGACGAGGAATACGGCGCGGCGACTCCGATCTGGTCCGAAACCGAAAATCTCATCAGGCTTGAACTTGAAAATGCAATCGCCGCGGGCGAGGTTCCGGTGATGGGCGGATTCATCGCCGCCAGCCGGAGCGGTGAAACGACGACTCTAGGGCGCGGCGGATCGGATTATTCGGCGGCGCTTGTTGGAGCAGCGCTCGGAGCGCGCGAGATCCAGATCTGGACCGATGTCACGGGCGTGCTCACGAGCGATCCGCGAATCTGCCCGACGGCGCGGACGCTGAAAACATTGTCGTATGATGAAGCCGCCGAGCTCGCATATTTCGGCGCCAAGGTCCTGCATCCGAAAACGATCCAGCCGGCGGTCGATCTCCAGATTCCGGTCCGTGTCTGCAACTCGCATCAGCCCGAAGAACGCGGCACGATGATCCTGCCGCAGACCGAAACGACGCCGCGCAAGGTCAAATCGATCGCCTACAAAAAGGGCATCACAATTCTGCGCATTTCATCGGCGCGGATGCTCGGCGCGTTCGGTTTTATGAGCGCGATCTTTCAGATATTCGAACGCCACCGGACTGTGATCGACGTCGTGACGACATCGGAGGTTTCGGTTTCGCTAACGCTCGACAACACGGACTCGCTCGACGCGGTAGTCAAGGATCTCGAACGGATCGGCAAGGTTGAGGTCGAACCCAACAATGCCGTCGTTTGCGTCGTCGGCTTCGGCCTCCGCGGCGCCTCGGGCGTCGCCGCGCAGATCTTCGACGCGATCACGGATTACAACATCTCACTCATCTCCC
- a CDS encoding serine hydrolase, whose translation MKTKFALLLALFSVFAFQSALAQSNRPSEKEIRTKVDEYMKAAVEFERFSGSILIARDGKPIVSKGYGLASVEFDASNTPDTVFRLASVTKQFTATAIMMLQERGKLNVNDPACNYLANCPDPWRSITIRQLLTMTHAIPGVNATELGPLRGFPVPWDQWIEATGKKPLDFTPGEKFKYSNSGYTLLGFIIERVSGKSYGEFLQENIFAPLGMTRTGYEEPVRIVKNRATGYRQMPGNPILALPYREIIRMYAAGGIFSTTEDLLRWDQALYTEKLLTKKSIEEMFTSFRDMYPGKSYAYGWWTSRKFGRREVGHGGNATGFITYIARFPEDRVTVIVLSNNERGSAGKISNVLAAIAFGAKYEIPKERKAVAVASSVIDKYVGQYEFQYPPTTYTITNENGKLMLLEPGFPKDEMFAESETEFFSRTFDVQIKFVLDSNGTVTGVKVNQGDSTLYEVMEGRKK comes from the coding sequence ATGAAAACCAAATTCGCACTTCTTCTCGCGTTGTTTTCCGTTTTTGCTTTCCAGTCTGCCTTGGCGCAGTCGAACCGGCCTTCCGAAAAGGAGATTCGGACCAAGGTGGACGAATATATGAAGGCCGCGGTTGAGTTCGAGCGTTTCAGCGGGTCGATCCTGATCGCGCGGGACGGCAAGCCGATCGTCAGCAAGGGCTATGGTCTCGCCAGCGTCGAGTTCGACGCCTCGAACACTCCCGATACGGTTTTTCGACTCGCCTCGGTGACGAAACAATTCACCGCGACCGCGATAATGATGCTTCAGGAGCGCGGGAAGCTGAATGTCAACGATCCGGCGTGCAACTATCTTGCAAACTGTCCCGACCCGTGGCGATCGATCACGATCCGTCAGCTTCTGACGATGACCCACGCGATTCCCGGGGTCAACGCGACGGAATTGGGACCGCTTCGCGGATTTCCGGTCCCTTGGGATCAGTGGATTGAAGCGACCGGCAAGAAACCGCTCGATTTCACGCCGGGGGAAAAGTTCAAGTACTCGAATTCGGGTTACACGCTGCTCGGGTTCATCATCGAGCGCGTTTCGGGAAAATCGTACGGAGAGTTTCTGCAAGAGAACATTTTTGCGCCGCTCGGAATGACGCGTACGGGCTATGAAGAACCGGTCCGCATCGTCAAAAACCGCGCGACCGGTTACAGACAGATGCCCGGAAATCCGATACTCGCGTTGCCGTATCGGGAGATCATCAGAATGTACGCGGCCGGCGGAATCTTTTCGACGACCGAAGATCTGCTTCGTTGGGACCAGGCGCTTTACACCGAAAAACTGCTGACGAAAAAGTCGATCGAAGAGATGTTCACCTCGTTCAGAGATATGTACCCGGGCAAAAGCTACGCTTACGGATGGTGGACGAGCCGGAAATTCGGGCGTCGGGAGGTCGGGCACGGCGGGAACGCGACGGGTTTTATCACTTACATCGCGCGGTTTCCGGAGGATCGGGTGACGGTCATCGTCCTCAGCAACAACGAGCGCGGTTCGGCGGGAAAGATCAGCAATGTCCTCGCTGCAATCGCTTTCGGCGCAAAGTACGAAATCCCTAAAGAACGAAAGGCCGTCGCCGTTGCTTCATCGGTGATCGACAAATACGTTGGGCAATACGAATTTCAATATCCGCCGACGACATACACGATCACTAACGAAAACGGAAAGCTGATGCTGCTTGAGCCGGGATTTCCGAAAGACGAGATGTTCGCCGAATCGGAGACCGAATTCTTTTCCAGGACCTTCGATGTCCAGATCAAATTCGTCCTCGATTCGAACGGAACAGTCACCGGCGTCAAGGTCAATCAGGGCGACAGCACGCTTTATGAAGTAATGGAAGGACGGAAGAAGTGA